The Toxorhynchites rutilus septentrionalis strain SRP chromosome 3, ASM2978413v1, whole genome shotgun sequence genome includes a region encoding these proteins:
- the LOC129778747 gene encoding glyoxylate reductase/hydroxypyruvate reductase-like isoform X2 → MKLIPLLILFEISLIMASDTDWRRKILVTNKETPEEGLKILREKCDLIFPESVPATRDEILKLIPGVDGILWVGHYALNGEVLDLGMPTLKSISTMSAVLSDAVADEAIGLMIAAGRRFHEGRLKIENSEWAGGPQWMLGQDIKAKTIGIIGLGQIGQTIAKRLKGFDVRRILYSGRKPKPEGDKLGAKFVPQTELLKGSDYVFLSVPLNNSTRHMINATTLREMKRTAVLINVARGEIVDQEALVAALKDGTIFAAGLDVMTPEPLPADSELLKLPNSVIVSHLGSATRRTRDDMAVLAALNVLAGIDGSPMFAPYPY, encoded by the exons ATGAAGCTGATACCTTTATTAATATTATTCGAAATCAG CCTCATTATGGCATCCGACACAGACTGGCGTCGCAAAATTCTTGTCACAAATAAGGAAACTCCTGAGGAAGGTTTGAAAATCTTGAGAGAGAA GTGCGACTTAATATTCCCGGAAAGTGTCCCCGCAACTAGAGATGAAATCCTGAAGCTCATCCCTGGCGTAGACGGAATCCTGTGGGTTGGCCATTACGCACTGAATGGTGAGGTTCTAGACCTCGGGATGCCTACACTAAAATCAATCTCGACTATGTCAGCGG TATTAAGTGATGCCGTAGCTGACGAAGCAATTGGCTTGATGATCGCCGCCGGTAGACGTTTCCACGAGGGGAgactgaaaattgaaaattcagaaTGGGCCGGTGGTCCGCAATGGATGCTGGGACAGGATATCAAAGCAAAAACTATTGGAATAATTGGACTCGGTCAGATCGGTCAGACTATTGCTAAACGATTGAAGGGTTTTGATGTAAGGAGGATATTATACAGCGGTCGCAAACCCAAGCCTGAAGGAGATAAACTTGGAGCAAAATTTGTACCTCAAACAGAGCTCTTAAAGGGAAGTGACTATGTATTTCTATCTGTTCCATTGAACAACAGCACTCGTCATATGATAAACGCGACCACACTAAGGGAGATGAAGCGGACTGCGGTCCTCATTAATGTTGCCCGAGGAGAGATTGTAGATCAGGAAGCGTTAGTGGCTGCCCTAAAGGATGGTACAATTTTTGCCGCAGGACTTGACGTAATGACTCCGGAACCACTTCCAGCGGACAGTGAACTATTGAAGCTTCCCAATTCAG TTATCGTCTCCCATTTGGGATCTGCTACAAGGCGAACTCGCGATGATATGGCTGTATTGGCTGCCTTGAATGTATTGGCTGGGATTGATGGGTCACCCATGTTCGCACCTTACCCATATTGA
- the LOC129778747 gene encoding glyoxylate reductase/hydroxypyruvate reductase-like isoform X1, translating to MKLIPLLILFEISLIMASDTDWRRKILVTNKETPEEGLKILREKCDLIFPESVPATRDEILKLIPGVDGILWVGHYALNGEVLDLGMPTLKSISTMSAGMDYVDIAEFKRRNFPLGYTPSVLSDAVADEAIGLMIAAGRRFHEGRLKIENSEWAGGPQWMLGQDIKAKTIGIIGLGQIGQTIAKRLKGFDVRRILYSGRKPKPEGDKLGAKFVPQTELLKGSDYVFLSVPLNNSTRHMINATTLREMKRTAVLINVARGEIVDQEALVAALKDGTIFAAGLDVMTPEPLPADSELLKLPNSVIVSHLGSATRRTRDDMAVLAALNVLAGIDGSPMFAPYPY from the exons ATGAAGCTGATACCTTTATTAATATTATTCGAAATCAG CCTCATTATGGCATCCGACACAGACTGGCGTCGCAAAATTCTTGTCACAAATAAGGAAACTCCTGAGGAAGGTTTGAAAATCTTGAGAGAGAA GTGCGACTTAATATTCCCGGAAAGTGTCCCCGCAACTAGAGATGAAATCCTGAAGCTCATCCCTGGCGTAGACGGAATCCTGTGGGTTGGCCATTACGCACTGAATGGTGAGGTTCTAGACCTCGGGATGCCTACACTAAAATCAATCTCGACTATGTCAGCGGGTATGGATTATGTGGATATTGCCGAGTTTAAACGACGAAATTTCCCACTTGGATATACACCTTCAGTATTAAGTGATGCCGTAGCTGACGAAGCAATTGGCTTGATGATCGCCGCCGGTAGACGTTTCCACGAGGGGAgactgaaaattgaaaattcagaaTGGGCCGGTGGTCCGCAATGGATGCTGGGACAGGATATCAAAGCAAAAACTATTGGAATAATTGGACTCGGTCAGATCGGTCAGACTATTGCTAAACGATTGAAGGGTTTTGATGTAAGGAGGATATTATACAGCGGTCGCAAACCCAAGCCTGAAGGAGATAAACTTGGAGCAAAATTTGTACCTCAAACAGAGCTCTTAAAGGGAAGTGACTATGTATTTCTATCTGTTCCATTGAACAACAGCACTCGTCATATGATAAACGCGACCACACTAAGGGAGATGAAGCGGACTGCGGTCCTCATTAATGTTGCCCGAGGAGAGATTGTAGATCAGGAAGCGTTAGTGGCTGCCCTAAAGGATGGTACAATTTTTGCCGCAGGACTTGACGTAATGACTCCGGAACCACTTCCAGCGGACAGTGAACTATTGAAGCTTCCCAATTCAG TTATCGTCTCCCATTTGGGATCTGCTACAAGGCGAACTCGCGATGATATGGCTGTATTGGCTGCCTTGAATGTATTGGCTGGGATTGATGGGTCACCCATGTTCGCACCTTACCCATATTGA